The genome window GGCGTGTTCGTCACGGTGTTCTTGGCATTGCTTATCGACGTCACCCTGCAATTCCTTGGCCGCCTCCTCACCCCTTGGAAGGCGCCCACATGAGTTACGTGCATGAGGCTCTCTCCTGGCTCGGCAGCGGAGCGTCCTGGGCTGGCCCCGGTGGCATCGCCGCCCGCCTCCTGGAGCACCTCTGGCTCACGCTCCTCGTGGTGGGGGCGGCCGGGCTTCTCGCCATTCCGCTGGGCCTCGTTATCGGCCACTGCCGCCGGGGAGCCGGAACCATCGGGGCCCTCACCGGGGCAGCCCGCGCGGTACCCACCCTGGGGGTGCTCACCCTCTTTGGCCTGTGGCTGGGGATTGGGGTGCAGGCCCCGTTCCTGGCCCTGGTGATCCTGGCTATCCCCTCCCTCCTCGCCGGAGCCTATTCCGGAGTGTTCTCCCTCGATCCCACCATCGCCTCCGCTTCCCGGGCCATTGGCATGTCCCCCGTCCAGGTGCTCACCCGGGTGGAGGTTCCCCTAGCCCTGCCCGTGCTCATCGGCGGTGTGCGCGCCGCCACCCTCCAGGTGGTTTCCACCGCCACGCTGGCGGCCTATACCGCAGATTATGGCCTGGGGAGATTCCTCTTTACCGGGCTGAAGTCCAGGGATTACTCCCTCATGCTGGCCTCCTCCCTGCTGGTGATCGCCCTGGCACTCGCACTCGATCTTCTCCTGGGAGCGCTGCAACGCCACGCCCAGCGCCACATTCCCACCTCGGAGGTTCACCCGTGATGCATCCTGTTTCCCGCCGCCGCTTCATCGTGCTTCTCCTCGGCACCGCCGTGGGCCTGGCCGGGTGCACGCGCCACGATCCCCTCGCTGCTCCCGGCGCGGGAGCAGGCTCCTCCACGATCGTCGTGGGCTCCCAGGACTATTACTCCAATGAGATACTCGCGGAAATATACGCCCAGGGGTTGGAGCGGGCGGGCTTTACGGTGGATCGCCAGTTTCGCATTGGTCAGCGCGAGGTTTATCTCCCGGAGATAGAGGCGGGCGGCATCAGCCTTATCCCGGAATACACCGGAAACTTGTTGCAGTACTGGGAACCGCAAGCCACCTCCGGGGACTCCGCCGAGATCTACGCGCAGTTGCTGCGCCACGCGCCGTCGGAAGTGAGCGTCCTGGAGCAATCCTCCGCCACGGATCAGGATTCTTACACGGTGACCAGCGAATTTTCCCAGAAGTGGGGCGTCACCGGCGTGGCGGACCTCGCTCGCGTGTCCGGCCCGCTGCGCTACGGCGCTCCCTCCGAGGCGGAATCGCGCCCCTACGGTCCGCGCGGCCTGGCGGATGCCTACGGGGTGGAGGTGGACTTTACCCCCATTGAGGATTCGGGTGGGCCGCTCACACTCAAGGCACTCAGGGACAACGACGTCCAGGTGGCTAATATCTACAGCGCGGACCCCGCTGTCGAAGCCAATGGTCTAGTAACCTTGGAGGACCCTCGAGGCCTCCTGCTGCCCTCCCACGTGGTTCCCCTCGCCCACACCAACCTCGCCCCCGCCGCACGGCGCGTCATCAATGCCATCAGCGCGACCCTCACCACCCAGGATCTCATCGACCTAAACGCCCGGAGCGTACAGGAGCAGCAGCGCACGGAGCGGATCGCGCGCGAGTGGTGGGAGTCGCACCCCGAGATCCCCCTGGGCGTCGATTAGCCGCTATGTAGCGCAGTCCACTCGCTACCGCTGACGTGTATTCATAGGTACACTCTTCATTGTTGGCTGCACCCATAAACGCCACTGGAAACTGGATCGTGGTTACCTCACCGCACTCGCGCGTCAGTATTCGAGGGGATTGACGTGGACTGGATTCTGCGCTCACGCAGGCAGTGCCGTTAAGGCGTGGGGAAGGCTGCCCGCTTGTCCTGCCCGCTCTATTCACAAAGGAGAGCGACCACCACGTGTTGATCCTACTGGGTATCCTCACCGCCGCTGCGGTGCTCGCCCCCGTGCTCATCAGAACCCTGGGCCGCCCCGCCTTCTGCGTGCTCGCGCTCGCTCCCCTGGCGGGCTTTGCGTGGGTGCTGCAACAATTCCTCTCCGGCCCCCTGGGGCGGGGGGAGGAGATTGTCTCCCACACCGGCTGGCTCTCCACCCTGAACATGAACATCGTGTTCCGGCTGGACGGCCTGGCCGGGATATTTAGCCTCATCATTCTGGGTGTGGGCGCCCTTGTTCTGCTGTACTGCTGGGGCTACTTTGATTCCAATCCGCGCCGCCTGGCCATCTTCGGTGCACAGATGGTGGCCTTTTCCATGGCCATGTTCGGGCTGGTCACCTCGGATAGCTTCCTGCTGATGTACATCTTCTGGGAGATCACCTCGGTGCTTTCCTTCCTGCTGGTGGGCTATTACGGGGAGCGCGCCTCCTCCCGGCGCGCCGCGGGCCAGGCCCTCATGGTGACCACCCTGGGCGGGCTGACCATGCTGGTGGGCTTCATCGTCCTGGGCCAGTCCAGCGGGATATGGTACTTCTCCGACCTCGGCACCATTCCCGATCTCTCGGCGGTGCCGCACACCACCATCGCCATCATCCTGATCCTGGCGGGTGCGCTGTCCAAGTCCGCCATCGCTCCCACGCACTTCTGGC of Corynebacterium sp. 21KM1197 contains these proteins:
- a CDS encoding ABC transporter substrate-binding protein, with the protein product MHPVSRRRFIVLLLGTAVGLAGCTRHDPLAAPGAGAGSSTIVVGSQDYYSNEILAEIYAQGLERAGFTVDRQFRIGQREVYLPEIEAGGISLIPEYTGNLLQYWEPQATSGDSAEIYAQLLRHAPSEVSVLEQSSATDQDSYTVTSEFSQKWGVTGVADLARVSGPLRYGAPSEAESRPYGPRGLADAYGVEVDFTPIEDSGGPLTLKALRDNDVQVANIYSADPAVEANGLVTLEDPRGLLLPSHVVPLAHTNLAPAARRVINAISATLTTQDLIDLNARSVQEQQRTERIAREWWESHPEIPLGVD
- a CDS encoding ABC transporter permease, whose amino-acid sequence is MSYVHEALSWLGSGASWAGPGGIAARLLEHLWLTLLVVGAAGLLAIPLGLVIGHCRRGAGTIGALTGAARAVPTLGVLTLFGLWLGIGVQAPFLALVILAIPSLLAGAYSGVFSLDPTIASASRAIGMSPVQVLTRVEVPLALPVLIGGVRAATLQVVSTATLAAYTADYGLGRFLFTGLKSRDYSLMLASSLLVIALALALDLLLGALQRHAQRHIPTSEVHP